CAGGCATCCTGTAACTTGGGTAGTTCAACAAGGTCGTGACCTACGACATAATCTCGAGGAACCCTCGGCTGGTCCCAGTGACCTCTGGCGGAGTAAGAGTCTGTAGCAACCTACAAGGTTCATAGATATTACTACATCACCAAGATTAACATCATTGTCAGCACATGTGGTCCACAACCAGTCGTTGCTCTTCGGCCAATCAGCCTCGGCCTAGATGGTGTCACAATTAAGCACATATAGTGACTATATCTGTTATAGCTTAGGCCTCCAACCTGAAGGTTCGTTCACAGAAAACTGTTATTTTTCCATTAGAGAAAACTATTCGGCTATAATTTTGATGGTTCTCCTAAATAATATTTTCATGggtaatgttattattattacaaagaGCAGCTAGGTCTCGCTATACATAACAGTGATACTAGCATACGACAGACTGCTTCAAGAGATCACTTCATTGAGCTCACTACACTGAGTTATTTTTTAGAGCGCGCATAAATACACTTAAATAAATTTAAGTACTTACACTCTCATATACGTGGTCTCCGGTGGTCTCGCACTTATAGTAGACTTTTAGCGTCGCGTCGTGGTTGACCAGAGGCTTCCGAGATATTCAACGAGGCTCACAAGGCCACATGTTAAGTGTTCTAGAGTTAAGGACCGGGTCAAGCGTTTCATACCTGCATGGTTTCCAGCTAACTAGGTATCTTGTGAGGCCATACAGGAACATAATACAATGTGTAACGTTATAATTATTAGAATTACCGTGTTAACAGACCTACCACATGATTCGGCTTCTAGCTTATAGAACGTTGGCCTACATGATCCAGTCTTCCGATCACTTCACTGATAGTTTTTTTTCACTTGATGAAACATAAGAAACCTGCGAGGCGTAGTGTGGTACGAACAGCCAGCCTGGTTCACGGTGACTGACGACCAGCTGGTAGGGAAGCCCTTAGTGACAGGCGTCGTAACTTGACCTAGTTCCAGTTTGTTTCTTTAATTTAATTTGTAAATGCTTTCCCAGATACAACAGAACAGATTTAGGTATGAGCAGGTGAATATATGGCACATGCTAGAGGGGCGTGCATCTGGAGCTCATGCTTAACAACACATTCTCATTATTAATGTCCATAACCATACTACTATGGTTGTAGGCCCTAATTGTCATAACTGTGGATGCACAAGACCCACAGTTATGTGGGTCTTGTCAGTTATTACACAGACCCTCGGTGTAACACTGTCTTACACAGGTGTCATGAGACATGTCACTGTGTGTTACACAGAGGTGTCATGAGACATGTCACTGTGTGTTACACAAGTCTTAGCCTCGGGGTTTTGCTATCACAGTCCAAATGTAAGCAATGGGATCTCACAAAATGTATATCAGGATATTATGACGGCAATCATAtccttttattttttgtattagaATATGATATTAATGGAAATACATATTACAGCCAAGATGAAATATGAATCAATACTATGTTCAAGCTATCAAGCTCCGTGGCACCCGGAGGATTGCAATAATTCCAGCTTGGTTTGTAACATGATCTTTCTAGTAGTGCATTGTATTTCGACGTATACATCCCCTAAGGCCAAAACCTGATGTACTCAAAATCACAGCAcctcgcaaaattgacgtgatgtcccgttttctattcgatcgtgggtcctcggttagggTAGGGTTCGGGCACTTTCGTACATAGTTAGGAGACGGTTTAACCGCTCGAGAAGACGGGCTGATGTTTGTCCATGATTTGTTTTTTTGTGGGAAAATAGAATTACTCTCGAAAATATGTAGACTCTGACCATTCTTCGGGAAGCGACCCACAACAGTTGATTAACATGCAAgtactgtacctatttactgccacgtAAATTGAGGCAGTGTGTAGGGAGACGCGCCAACTGTCCGGCCCTGCCCGGGATGCGAACCCTGTATGTGCCTGCCGGGTGTGAGCTGTCAGCACTGACCATTGCACTGCAGGTTATGTAACATATATGAACAAAAGCCGCTGAGTGCAGCATGGAATATCAGTCATGATAAATCCTTTTCAGCAAAAAATAACATTATAAATCTTTATATGCAGTATGTAAATAAATCCAAACAAATGTATagaacacactacacacactacaggttcgaaccctcgtcacgtccttgtggatttgttcaaatatATAGAACATTACTATAAAAAGCATTGACATGTTGCTTCAAGGATGGCTTCAAACCATGttcattttcaatattttttattattattaacacatttaggtacatctgcatttgtgcagctaccctagactatatgaaggggagtacagtgtcacaaaactagctacgtgatgctaaaaaaatcacacaggatggttagtcatacagaggcatgtgaccaGTAGtattgcattatgaggatattatGAACACAAGAgtaaataaggtagcagtgatactaaaagtccccatctcgcaggatgtttagtcatacagggccatacgtTCAGCAACCTCCACTggaaaattttgggtgcaatatgaggatatcctcaataatacgagagtgaataaagtaattgcaaagctccaggtacctcatgccaacgggtctgaaaggtctaataactgggcattcggtgatgtagtgcgggagatcatgccgcagttcctgctcacaagagtttgcacctggaataCTCAGGACTggaagatccgtcacctgtagccacctgccccaggtaacggtaacccatcctgatcctggcaaccattgtgtcgcacagtctggtccacgttttgtgctgcccataaacataggcttcagatctgaacaaatcatagctttttacactggtgctttcaggtcatTAGGAGTtagtaatttctctcctattagacctgagtgtttggtatAATATAGTTGTGACGTTTTCAATGAATACCTCAACCCATTGCAGTTTTCCTGCCCAAATTGATGCTATATTTAACCACCCGGGCAAATCTGAGCAAACGACACTGATGTCACATTTAATCAATGTCCATATCGTTGATCCTACGCTGATATAACGTTATGCAAATATATTTTGTTTGATATGATATACGCACAATCACAAGATTCAAACTCAtgatctttttgttttttttcattgataTGTTGATGATCCTCATTTTTTCTAGTGCAATGGATCATCAAccttaattattttaaatatcgTATTCAAATGCAAAGACATCATCTCGGGTTAATAAATTAAAGCCTTATTTATTTAGCAATAAAAATATAATTGTCTAGTTTGGATGCCACGATGAAGCCAAACTCAGTTGCCCATTGTAATGAAGACAGTAAATATATTTGCTAACGTTGAGGTGCTTATCTTCCTCTCATATTTGGAATGGAATTGTTCAGAGAAATGTGAGAACTCTGGTACTGGCCCCGTCGAGGCTATGTTGGTAGCATCGAGAGAACTCAGGTGCAGGCCGGGCGAGGCTACTGTTGATGCGAAATGTAATGAGAATCACAAAATTAGAAAATGTTCTCATATacacaaagagagagagggaacaggACCTCATCCTACTGGAGGATTTATATAACAGAGAAGCCATGATGACATTCAAGACAGTATGGAAAAATTACAAAGTCGATAACTTTATATGGATAGTGAGAAACAGCATTGCAGAGGGATACAAAATCTGACGAGGATCGAGTCAGAGTTGTTAGAGCATTTGAGTTGAAAATAAAAAGATTGGTTTAGATGAAGATAACACAATATACGGCTTAAAATGTAAATTTGATAACATATAAAAACAAGGATAATTTCATTAAACTAATAATAGTTGAAGAGGCGGTGATCAAGAAGCTGACACTCGAACCTAAAagtacatttaggtgagtactTGAATCGGTTAGGCCTATTTGATTAGGGACTATCAGCTGCACCTATGTACACGTCAACAGTGTAATTGTCCCTGTGTACACGGCAACAGTGTACATGTCAACACGATAAATTAATTTACAtaaaattttgtaaaaaaaaagaatGGTATGCATACATGTTGAATGAGAGATGTTGAGTGTCACTGAAGCGCAGGTGTGCAGACCCTGGCCTCAGCACATCTGTCGAAGCAACACTTGTGTTTGTCAGGGCAGGCCCGGTCATCGGCGCAGTAGTGGTGGTCCTTATGTTTGTATATGTTCCCGAGCCATTTTATACACACTTCCTTCGGCTCCGGACAGCTGCCCTCGCGTGCTGTGGGCCAACTTTTGTTCAGTATTACTAAGGTATTAAAGTCTGCAGAGTTAATActgacctggagccagattcacgaagcagttgcgcaagtacttacgaacgtgtacatctttcctcaatctttgacggttttggttacatttattaaacagtttacaagcatgaaaacttcccaatcaactgctgttgttgttataaacagcctcctggtgcttcggagctcattaactgtttaataattgtaaataaggccgccaaagattgagaaaagatgtacaggttcgtaagtacttgcgtaactgcttcgtgaatctggctccttgaCCAGAGTCTGCAGCAGTGTCATAGTGAGTATGACGCCctgcttttatttttttttagattatATTCAGTTACTTGTATATCTTTCAAAATGTATCAATTTCAAAATTGTCCTATAAAGCATCAAAGAAAACCCTTTGGATTGAAGGGAAACCATAAACAAACAGCTGATTTCCTGCCCCTTCGAGGGCCACTATTTAAAAAGAGAGAGAGTTGGCAtacagacagagggagagagacggaGAAAGAAACAGATGTGGCAATAAGGATATGTACTATCACTAATACTAAGGGCAAGCATGACACTGACTCTCCTTATTCGGGCAGCAGCGCAGGGAGCCGTTATCCCGCTTACACCAGTAGGGACAAGTCTCCATGTCGTCCCAGTTGTCAGCAAACACCTTCACCGCAATCTCCTTATCCACGATGTTCGCACTAGTCGCGCTGGAGGTAACATTCGTCGAAGACTTGTCCTTATTTCTGGGGTGAACATTGAACATAAATAATATAATGTTGTCGCGCGTACTTCTGAAAATTAAATGTGTACATCTTACTTAACTAGTCAATAACATATGCGGTTAGAAAGGCAAAATCACGCTTCGTTGCAGAGTGACTACAATATTTGTAATCTTAATTGTCGCTATCCACACCTAGTTGTcgtgcttgcaggagttgagctccggctctttgtgcccgcctctcaactgtcaatcaactaatgtttttcttttttctctttttttcacacacacacacacacacacacacacacacacacacacacacacacacacaggaagcagcccgtagtagctgtcgaactaccaggtacctatttattgctaggtgaacagggcaccagggtgaaagaaaccctgcccgtttgtttccgcctccgccggggatcgatccccggaccttAGGCCTACGAATCCCGAACCTTAGGcctacgaatcccgaacgctgtccactcagccgtcaggccccccttgtgtgtgtgtgtgtgtgtgtgtgtgtatgtgtatgtgtataatcTGTTACCACAGATGCTATCTTGAAGTGCAGACCTCCGCACACCTACACAGGCCCTAATACATTCACTTGCTATACCATCTCTAGTTAAAGACCGATATTCATAAatctttatatataatgtgtgtattgggtagggaagggtagggaagatggtgaagggagtGCTCGCAAGAGAGAGATGAGAACGAGGGGATAGACCCGGGCGCAGCCGGATACCCTCCTAGTAAATACATAAACATGTGCTCCTTAGATCATCCAAGAGTGGTGACTTCCTTCCAAGTGCTGCCCCTTGCATGAGGTGCAGCACTTCATTTTGTAGTGCACAGTGTATTTTATTAAGCAACGTACAAAACATATCACCCTCATAATGCACCTGTTTAGATATTTGTGCCCTTCAGATTATTTTAATATAACTGATCATTAAATACTCTGAACGGCTGGGTTTAGTATGCGACTTACGGTGATTCTGAAGACTGGCGGATCTGGGCATTAGGCTGTGTGGGAGCGGAAGTGGTCTGGAGCGTAGTGTCGATAACGTGCACCGGGACCAGCCAATGGAGTCCTGGAGTCAACTGTATCCAGGCACTGTCCGTAGACGTCACgcataccaacaacaacaccacccaatctGACCAAACAACAAAAGTGTGCTAATaatggatcgaacccgggccaccagGGCATCAACTACAAGCTAGCCCATTACCATACCCACTCGACCTCCGATAGAGATCGATGTAGGCTGGTGATAAGACCATCATGCATCCTACACCCAGCTTTACACTCGTGATTCAAACACAGATATCTCACCAATTCCTTATTGTGGAAGTGGAAGAAGAAGTGCAATTCAagtgcatatatataatataatataaaatatatacataatTATATTGCACATGGTCCGTCCTAGGCTTGTAGCTTCCAGCTGTGCATATAAGTTAAGTGAGCGCACTCACAGCGCGTGAGTGTATATAAGCGCAAGTGTATATACATTTTTGTAAACAATGAAACATTCCTCTCTAGGAGACGATACTCACAGCTGACAATGGGTATATATATGTTCATACGGGCGTGAGGGCGGTATGGTGGGCGTTTGTGAGCGATGTGGAGCATGTGAGAGGATGCTGTCATTGCTTCAGTTACGCTACCCTCCTCTGCCAACACTTCCATCTTGCTGTCTTCCTCAGCTGACGCTGCCGTATTGCTGTCTTCCTCTGCTGACACTGCCATATTGCTGCCTTCCTCAGCTAACACTGCCATCTTGCTGTCTTCCTCAGCTGACACTGCCGTATTGCTGTCTTTATCAACTGACACTGCCATCTTGCTGTCTTCCTCAGCTGACACTGCCATCTCTGCACCCACTGTCCTCTCATCACCACAGTTGCCCTTAATACTCAACTTGATTGTAGCAACACTCAGATTATTATGTTTTATGCGCGCGCACATGTGTTTCTTGTGCTTAAATACACTCACGCGCTGTGAGTGCGTTCACTTAACCAATATGCACAGAATAAATAACCTGGCTGGAAGCCACTAGCCTAGGACAGACAtgtacacacgcatacacacaaatatatatatatatatatatatatatatatatatatatatatatatatatatatatatatatatatatatatatatatatatatatatatctcctccgtttcctccgaggctatg
The sequence above is a segment of the Procambarus clarkii isolate CNS0578487 chromosome 44, FALCON_Pclarkii_2.0, whole genome shotgun sequence genome. Coding sequences within it:
- the LOC123745218 gene encoding uncharacterized protein; this translates as MAVSAEEDSKMAVSVDKDSNTAVSAEEDSKMAVLAEEGSNMAVSAEEDSNTAASAEEDSKMEVLAEEGSVTEAMTASSHMLHIAHKRPPYRPHARMNIYIPIVSYWVVLLLVCVTSTDSAWIQLTPGLHWLVPVHVIDTTLQTTSAPTQPNAQIRQSSESPNKDKSSTNVTSSATSANIVDKEIAVKVFADNWDDMETCPYWCKRDNGSLRCCPNKETREGSCPEPKEVCIKWLGNIYKHKDHHYCADDRACPDKHKCCFDRCAEARVCTPALQ